A section of the Nerophis ophidion isolate RoL-2023_Sa linkage group LG16, RoL_Noph_v1.0, whole genome shotgun sequence genome encodes:
- the rbm5 gene encoding RNA-binding protein 5 isoform X3 yields the protein MGEMGADKRISRSERSGRYGSDQPRDSSDWRDRRERDQERDRRWSDERRGDRNEGDRRGSRDSPEPRERKRRNSDRSEDGYHSDGDYLDQDYRREGGDEKRSKTIMLWGLSTYITEEDICFAIDQLEGPQPADVRLMKKKTGISRGFAFVDFYHLQDATRWMETNQKRLVIQGKNVDMHFCHPRHNYGDWLCNTCGLYNFRRRLKCFRCGATKVEDANSTNDIPETQLSGDYCGDTIILRNIAPLSTVEAIMTALAPYAILSPNNIRLIKVKQTGHNRGFAFVQLSSPLEATQLLSILQGLQPPLKLDGKTIGVDYAKSARKDLLLPDGNRVSAFSVASTAIAAAQWSSSQPQPSGEGVSEYSLLQEGFPLMSQAIYQAAGASTSQENGLLGAAPGMNVVPTAAGVVLSPTVQVYQPHIIAQPALQLELKAQTGLLPGAQAVPVTTTTVASSATTVGQATDAMIGVPDMSAYHYDESSGYYYDPQTGLYYDPNTQYYYNSQTQQYLYWDSEKQTYVPASAEVNAAQNSASAKEAREGKEKKEKPKSKTAQQIAKDMERWAKSLNKQKDNFRSSFQPISQEERKEAAAADAGFTLFEKKQAGVLERSVPEMMNVPEEEAPTSSGNASKSGLVAAYTGDSDPEEAAEGADGGPDKMTDWKKLACLLCRRQFPNKEGLIRHQQLSDLHKKNLEVMRRAKMSESELEELERRESELKYRDRAAERREKYGIPEPPVAKKKKYTQPTPAVNYEQPTKDGLNSDNIGNKMLQAMGWKEGKGLGRNQQGITTPIEAQLRTKGAGLGTKGSNYTLSASDTYKDAVRKAMFARFTELE from the exons ATGGGAGAAATGGGAGCGGACAAGAG GATAAGTCGATCTGAACGTAGCGGCAGGTATGGCTCCGACCAGCCTCGTGATAGTTCCGATTGGCGGGATAGACGAGAGAGGGATCAAGAGCGTGACCGCCGCTGGTCGGATGAGAGGCGAGGCGATCGCAATGAGGGAGACCGCCGTGGATCCAGAGATAGTCCAGAG CCGAGAGAACGGAAAAGACGTAACAGCGATAGATCAGAAGATGGGTACCACTCTGATGGGGACTACCTCGATCAGGATTACAGAAGAGAAGGTGGCGATGAGAAGAGAAGCAAGACCATCATGCTATGGGGTCTTTCTACTTACATCACAGAAGAAGAT ATCTGTTTTGCCATCGATCAGCTGGAGGGTCCGCAGCCTGCCGATGTCAGACTGATGAAAAAGAAGACAG GTATAAGCCGTGGTTTCGCCTTCGTGGACTTTTATCACTTGCAAGATGCTACCCGATGGATGGAGACCAATCAG AAACGACTCGTCATCCAAGGGAAAAATGTGGACATGCACTTCTGTCATCCCAGACACAACTATGGAGACTGGCTCTGCAATACT TGTGGCCTGTACAATTTCCGGAGGCGGCTGAAGTGCTTCAGGTGTGGAGCAACCAAAGTTG AAGATGCAAACAGCACTAATGATATTCCTGAAACACAACTCAGCGGAGACTACTGTGGTGACA CGATCATCCTGAGAAATATTGCTCCTCTTAGCACCGTGGAAGCCATCATGACTGCCCTGGCGCCATATGCCATTCTTTCACCCAACAACATTCGCCTCATCAAAGTCAAACAGACCGGCCATAACCGAGGCTTTGCTTTCGTTCAGCTGTCTTCTCCTCTA GAGGCCACTCAGCTGCTCAGCATCTTGCAAGGACTGCAGCCTCCACTAAAACTGGACGGGAAGACAATTGGTGTGGACTATGCAAAGAGTGCTAGAAA GGACCTTTTACTGCCTGATGGTAATCGTGTCAGTGCCTTTTCTGTTGCTAGCACAGCAATTGCTGCAGCTCAGTGGTCCTCAAGTCAG CCCCAGCCGAGCGGAGAAGGAGTGTCAGAGTACAGCCTCTTGCAGGAAGGATTCCCTCTAATGTCGCAG GCTATCTATCAAGCTGCAGGAGCTAGCACCTCGCAGGAAAATGGACTTCTTGGAG CTGCTCCAGGTATGAACGTTGTTCCGACTGCAGCTGGTGTCGTTCTCTCACCGACTGTCCAAGTCTACCAACCTCATATAATTGCACAGCCTGCTCTCCAG TTGGAGCTAAAAGCCCAAACTGGACTTCTACCGGGTGCCCAAGCTGTCCCTGTTACCACGACGACAGTTGCCAGTTCAGCTACAACCGTTGGACAAGCTACAGACGCCATGATTG GTGTCCCGGACATGTCCGCTTATCATTATGATGAGTCCTCTGGTTATTATTATGACCCTCAGACTGGTCTGTACTACGACCCAAATACACAA TATTACTACAACTCTCAGACTCAGCAATATCTATACTGGGACAGTGAAAAACAGACGTATGTTCCCGCCTCGGCCGAAGTAAATGCTGCACAAAATTCCGCCAGCGCAAAAGAAGCTCGAGAAGGAAAGGAGAAGAAAGAAAAGCCTAAGAGTAAAACTGCCCAGCAG ATTGCTAAAGACATGGAACGCTGGGCTAAGAGTCTTAATAAGCAAAAGGATAACTTCAGGAGCAGCTTCCAACCAATCAGCCAAGAGGAAAGGAAGGAGGCAGCAGCTGCTGATGCTGGCTTCACACTTTTTGAGAAGAAG CAAGCTGGAGTTCTAGAGAGAAGTGTGCCAGAGATGATGAATGTACCTGAAGAGGAAGCACCCACCAGTTCTGGCAATGCCTCCAAG TCTGGCTTAGTGGCAGCCTACACCGGAGACAGCGACCCTGAGGAGGCAGCTGAGGGGGCAGACGGAGGCCCGGACAAGATGACGGATTGGAAAAAACTGGCCTGCTTGTTGTGCAGGAGGCAGTTCCCCAACAAAGAAGGTTTAATCCGACATCAACAACTGTCCGACCTGCACAAG AAAAACCTGGAGGTCATGCGTCGAGCCAAAATGAGTGAATCGGAGCTGGAGGAGTTGGAGCGAAGGGAATCAGAG TTGAAATACAGAGACAGAGCAGCTGAGAGAAGAGAGAAATATGGCATCCCTGAACCTCCTGTcgccaaaaaaaagaaatacacccAACCAACACCAGCTGT GAACTATGAGCAGCCCACCAAAGATGGCCTAAACAGTGACAATATTGGCAACAAAATGCTGCAGGCTATGGGCTGGAAGGAGGGTAAAGGCCTTGGTCGCAACCAGCAGGGAATCACTACTCCTATTGAG GCCCAGCTGAGAACGAAAGGCGCTGGTCTGGGTACCAAAGGCAGCAACTACACGCTGTCTGCATCGGACACATACAAAGATGCGGTCCGTAAAGCCATGTTTGCTCGCTTCACTGAGCTTGAGTGA
- the rbm5 gene encoding RNA-binding protein 5 isoform X1 — protein sequence MGEMGADKRISRSERSGRYGSDQPRDSSDWRDRRERDQERDRRWSDERRGDRNEGDRRGSRDSPEPRERKRRNSDRSEDGYHSDGDYLDQDYRREGGDEKRSKTIMLWGLSTYITEEDICFAIDQLEGPQPADVRLMKKKTGISRGFAFVDFYHLQDATRWMETNQKRLVIQGKNVDMHFCHPRHNYGDWLCNTCGLYNFRRRLKCFRCGATKVEDANSTNDIPETQLSGDYCGDTIILRNIAPLSTVEAIMTALAPYAILSPNNIRLIKVKQTGHNRGFAFVQLSSPLEATQLLSILQGLQPPLKLDGKTIGVDYAKSARKDLLLPDGNRVSAFSVASTAIAAAQWSSSQPQPSGEGVSEYSLLQEGFPLMSQAIYQAAGASTSQENGLLGAAPGMNVVPTAAGVVLSPTVQVYQPHIIAQPALQALPLCQQLELKAQTGLLPGAQAVPVTTTTVASSATTVGQATDAMIGVPDMSAYHYDESSGYYYDPQTGLYYDPNTQYYYNSQTQQYLYWDSEKQTYVPASAEVNAAQNSASAKEAREGKEKKEKPKSKTAQQIAKDMERWAKSLNKQKDNFRSSFQPISQEERKEAAAADAGFTLFEKKQAGVLERSVPEMMNVPEEEAPTSSGNASKSGLVAAYTGDSDPEEAAEGADGGPDKMTDWKKLACLLCRRQFPNKEGLIRHQQLSDLHKKNLEVMRRAKMSESELEELERRESELKYRDRAAERREKYGIPEPPVAKKKKYTQPTPAVNYEQPTKDGLNSDNIGNKMLQAMGWKEGKGLGRNQQGITTPIEAQLRTKGAGLGTKGSNYTLSASDTYKDAVRKAMFARFTELE from the exons ATGGGAGAAATGGGAGCGGACAAGAG GATAAGTCGATCTGAACGTAGCGGCAGGTATGGCTCCGACCAGCCTCGTGATAGTTCCGATTGGCGGGATAGACGAGAGAGGGATCAAGAGCGTGACCGCCGCTGGTCGGATGAGAGGCGAGGCGATCGCAATGAGGGAGACCGCCGTGGATCCAGAGATAGTCCAGAG CCGAGAGAACGGAAAAGACGTAACAGCGATAGATCAGAAGATGGGTACCACTCTGATGGGGACTACCTCGATCAGGATTACAGAAGAGAAGGTGGCGATGAGAAGAGAAGCAAGACCATCATGCTATGGGGTCTTTCTACTTACATCACAGAAGAAGAT ATCTGTTTTGCCATCGATCAGCTGGAGGGTCCGCAGCCTGCCGATGTCAGACTGATGAAAAAGAAGACAG GTATAAGCCGTGGTTTCGCCTTCGTGGACTTTTATCACTTGCAAGATGCTACCCGATGGATGGAGACCAATCAG AAACGACTCGTCATCCAAGGGAAAAATGTGGACATGCACTTCTGTCATCCCAGACACAACTATGGAGACTGGCTCTGCAATACT TGTGGCCTGTACAATTTCCGGAGGCGGCTGAAGTGCTTCAGGTGTGGAGCAACCAAAGTTG AAGATGCAAACAGCACTAATGATATTCCTGAAACACAACTCAGCGGAGACTACTGTGGTGACA CGATCATCCTGAGAAATATTGCTCCTCTTAGCACCGTGGAAGCCATCATGACTGCCCTGGCGCCATATGCCATTCTTTCACCCAACAACATTCGCCTCATCAAAGTCAAACAGACCGGCCATAACCGAGGCTTTGCTTTCGTTCAGCTGTCTTCTCCTCTA GAGGCCACTCAGCTGCTCAGCATCTTGCAAGGACTGCAGCCTCCACTAAAACTGGACGGGAAGACAATTGGTGTGGACTATGCAAAGAGTGCTAGAAA GGACCTTTTACTGCCTGATGGTAATCGTGTCAGTGCCTTTTCTGTTGCTAGCACAGCAATTGCTGCAGCTCAGTGGTCCTCAAGTCAG CCCCAGCCGAGCGGAGAAGGAGTGTCAGAGTACAGCCTCTTGCAGGAAGGATTCCCTCTAATGTCGCAG GCTATCTATCAAGCTGCAGGAGCTAGCACCTCGCAGGAAAATGGACTTCTTGGAG CTGCTCCAGGTATGAACGTTGTTCCGACTGCAGCTGGTGTCGTTCTCTCACCGACTGTCCAAGTCTACCAACCTCATATAATTGCACAGCCTGCTCTCCAG GCTTTGCCACTTTGCCAACAGTTGGAGCTAAAAGCCCAAACTGGACTTCTACCGGGTGCCCAAGCTGTCCCTGTTACCACGACGACAGTTGCCAGTTCAGCTACAACCGTTGGACAAGCTACAGACGCCATGATTG GTGTCCCGGACATGTCCGCTTATCATTATGATGAGTCCTCTGGTTATTATTATGACCCTCAGACTGGTCTGTACTACGACCCAAATACACAA TATTACTACAACTCTCAGACTCAGCAATATCTATACTGGGACAGTGAAAAACAGACGTATGTTCCCGCCTCGGCCGAAGTAAATGCTGCACAAAATTCCGCCAGCGCAAAAGAAGCTCGAGAAGGAAAGGAGAAGAAAGAAAAGCCTAAGAGTAAAACTGCCCAGCAG ATTGCTAAAGACATGGAACGCTGGGCTAAGAGTCTTAATAAGCAAAAGGATAACTTCAGGAGCAGCTTCCAACCAATCAGCCAAGAGGAAAGGAAGGAGGCAGCAGCTGCTGATGCTGGCTTCACACTTTTTGAGAAGAAG CAAGCTGGAGTTCTAGAGAGAAGTGTGCCAGAGATGATGAATGTACCTGAAGAGGAAGCACCCACCAGTTCTGGCAATGCCTCCAAG TCTGGCTTAGTGGCAGCCTACACCGGAGACAGCGACCCTGAGGAGGCAGCTGAGGGGGCAGACGGAGGCCCGGACAAGATGACGGATTGGAAAAAACTGGCCTGCTTGTTGTGCAGGAGGCAGTTCCCCAACAAAGAAGGTTTAATCCGACATCAACAACTGTCCGACCTGCACAAG AAAAACCTGGAGGTCATGCGTCGAGCCAAAATGAGTGAATCGGAGCTGGAGGAGTTGGAGCGAAGGGAATCAGAG TTGAAATACAGAGACAGAGCAGCTGAGAGAAGAGAGAAATATGGCATCCCTGAACCTCCTGTcgccaaaaaaaagaaatacacccAACCAACACCAGCTGT GAACTATGAGCAGCCCACCAAAGATGGCCTAAACAGTGACAATATTGGCAACAAAATGCTGCAGGCTATGGGCTGGAAGGAGGGTAAAGGCCTTGGTCGCAACCAGCAGGGAATCACTACTCCTATTGAG GCCCAGCTGAGAACGAAAGGCGCTGGTCTGGGTACCAAAGGCAGCAACTACACGCTGTCTGCATCGGACACATACAAAGATGCGGTCCGTAAAGCCATGTTTGCTCGCTTCACTGAGCTTGAGTGA
- the rbm5 gene encoding RNA-binding protein 5 isoform X2, whose amino-acid sequence MGEMGADKRISRSERSGRYGSDQPRDSSDWRDRRERDQERDRRWSDERRGDRNEGDRRGSRDSPEPRERKRRNSDRSEDGYHSDGDYLDQDYRREGGDEKRSKTIMLWGLSTYITEEDICFAIDQLEGPQPADVRLMKKKTGISRGFAFVDFYHLQDATRWMETNQKRLVIQGKNVDMHFCHPRHNYGDWLCNTCGLYNFRRRLKCFRCGATKVEDANSTNDIPETQLSGDYCGDTIILRNIAPLSTVEAIMTALAPYAILSPNNIRLIKVKQTGHNRGFAFVQLSSPLEATQLLSILQGLQPPLKLDGKTIGVDYAKSARKDLLLPDGNRVSAFSVASTAIAAAQWSSSQPSGEGVSEYSLLQEGFPLMSQAIYQAAGASTSQENGLLGAAPGMNVVPTAAGVVLSPTVQVYQPHIIAQPALQALPLCQQLELKAQTGLLPGAQAVPVTTTTVASSATTVGQATDAMIGVPDMSAYHYDESSGYYYDPQTGLYYDPNTQYYYNSQTQQYLYWDSEKQTYVPASAEVNAAQNSASAKEAREGKEKKEKPKSKTAQQIAKDMERWAKSLNKQKDNFRSSFQPISQEERKEAAAADAGFTLFEKKQAGVLERSVPEMMNVPEEEAPTSSGNASKSGLVAAYTGDSDPEEAAEGADGGPDKMTDWKKLACLLCRRQFPNKEGLIRHQQLSDLHKKNLEVMRRAKMSESELEELERRESELKYRDRAAERREKYGIPEPPVAKKKKYTQPTPAVNYEQPTKDGLNSDNIGNKMLQAMGWKEGKGLGRNQQGITTPIEAQLRTKGAGLGTKGSNYTLSASDTYKDAVRKAMFARFTELE is encoded by the exons ATGGGAGAAATGGGAGCGGACAAGAG GATAAGTCGATCTGAACGTAGCGGCAGGTATGGCTCCGACCAGCCTCGTGATAGTTCCGATTGGCGGGATAGACGAGAGAGGGATCAAGAGCGTGACCGCCGCTGGTCGGATGAGAGGCGAGGCGATCGCAATGAGGGAGACCGCCGTGGATCCAGAGATAGTCCAGAG CCGAGAGAACGGAAAAGACGTAACAGCGATAGATCAGAAGATGGGTACCACTCTGATGGGGACTACCTCGATCAGGATTACAGAAGAGAAGGTGGCGATGAGAAGAGAAGCAAGACCATCATGCTATGGGGTCTTTCTACTTACATCACAGAAGAAGAT ATCTGTTTTGCCATCGATCAGCTGGAGGGTCCGCAGCCTGCCGATGTCAGACTGATGAAAAAGAAGACAG GTATAAGCCGTGGTTTCGCCTTCGTGGACTTTTATCACTTGCAAGATGCTACCCGATGGATGGAGACCAATCAG AAACGACTCGTCATCCAAGGGAAAAATGTGGACATGCACTTCTGTCATCCCAGACACAACTATGGAGACTGGCTCTGCAATACT TGTGGCCTGTACAATTTCCGGAGGCGGCTGAAGTGCTTCAGGTGTGGAGCAACCAAAGTTG AAGATGCAAACAGCACTAATGATATTCCTGAAACACAACTCAGCGGAGACTACTGTGGTGACA CGATCATCCTGAGAAATATTGCTCCTCTTAGCACCGTGGAAGCCATCATGACTGCCCTGGCGCCATATGCCATTCTTTCACCCAACAACATTCGCCTCATCAAAGTCAAACAGACCGGCCATAACCGAGGCTTTGCTTTCGTTCAGCTGTCTTCTCCTCTA GAGGCCACTCAGCTGCTCAGCATCTTGCAAGGACTGCAGCCTCCACTAAAACTGGACGGGAAGACAATTGGTGTGGACTATGCAAAGAGTGCTAGAAA GGACCTTTTACTGCCTGATGGTAATCGTGTCAGTGCCTTTTCTGTTGCTAGCACAGCAATTGCTGCAGCTCAGTGGTCCTCAAGTCAG CCGAGCGGAGAAGGAGTGTCAGAGTACAGCCTCTTGCAGGAAGGATTCCCTCTAATGTCGCAG GCTATCTATCAAGCTGCAGGAGCTAGCACCTCGCAGGAAAATGGACTTCTTGGAG CTGCTCCAGGTATGAACGTTGTTCCGACTGCAGCTGGTGTCGTTCTCTCACCGACTGTCCAAGTCTACCAACCTCATATAATTGCACAGCCTGCTCTCCAG GCTTTGCCACTTTGCCAACAGTTGGAGCTAAAAGCCCAAACTGGACTTCTACCGGGTGCCCAAGCTGTCCCTGTTACCACGACGACAGTTGCCAGTTCAGCTACAACCGTTGGACAAGCTACAGACGCCATGATTG GTGTCCCGGACATGTCCGCTTATCATTATGATGAGTCCTCTGGTTATTATTATGACCCTCAGACTGGTCTGTACTACGACCCAAATACACAA TATTACTACAACTCTCAGACTCAGCAATATCTATACTGGGACAGTGAAAAACAGACGTATGTTCCCGCCTCGGCCGAAGTAAATGCTGCACAAAATTCCGCCAGCGCAAAAGAAGCTCGAGAAGGAAAGGAGAAGAAAGAAAAGCCTAAGAGTAAAACTGCCCAGCAG ATTGCTAAAGACATGGAACGCTGGGCTAAGAGTCTTAATAAGCAAAAGGATAACTTCAGGAGCAGCTTCCAACCAATCAGCCAAGAGGAAAGGAAGGAGGCAGCAGCTGCTGATGCTGGCTTCACACTTTTTGAGAAGAAG CAAGCTGGAGTTCTAGAGAGAAGTGTGCCAGAGATGATGAATGTACCTGAAGAGGAAGCACCCACCAGTTCTGGCAATGCCTCCAAG TCTGGCTTAGTGGCAGCCTACACCGGAGACAGCGACCCTGAGGAGGCAGCTGAGGGGGCAGACGGAGGCCCGGACAAGATGACGGATTGGAAAAAACTGGCCTGCTTGTTGTGCAGGAGGCAGTTCCCCAACAAAGAAGGTTTAATCCGACATCAACAACTGTCCGACCTGCACAAG AAAAACCTGGAGGTCATGCGTCGAGCCAAAATGAGTGAATCGGAGCTGGAGGAGTTGGAGCGAAGGGAATCAGAG TTGAAATACAGAGACAGAGCAGCTGAGAGAAGAGAGAAATATGGCATCCCTGAACCTCCTGTcgccaaaaaaaagaaatacacccAACCAACACCAGCTGT GAACTATGAGCAGCCCACCAAAGATGGCCTAAACAGTGACAATATTGGCAACAAAATGCTGCAGGCTATGGGCTGGAAGGAGGGTAAAGGCCTTGGTCGCAACCAGCAGGGAATCACTACTCCTATTGAG GCCCAGCTGAGAACGAAAGGCGCTGGTCTGGGTACCAAAGGCAGCAACTACACGCTGTCTGCATCGGACACATACAAAGATGCGGTCCGTAAAGCCATGTTTGCTCGCTTCACTGAGCTTGAGTGA